The following coding sequences are from one Molothrus aeneus isolate 106 chromosome Z, BPBGC_Maene_1.0, whole genome shotgun sequence window:
- the LOC136569439 gene encoding C-type lectin domain family 2 member B-like yields the protein MEEIRVYSGFLGMERSKRAGHSMEMKPEARVACQVMLAVLFTALLITAITFAVQAFQPHAQPCFQCPFDWIRYRGKCYYFSEVEGNWTYSQDNCSALGASLAMLDSTEDLRFVMRYKGISEHWIGLLREDEEQPWLWVNRSPLSHLFRIRGSGLCAYLDDNGLSSSHCSTERSWICNKHELQSSGKGNRMRRPPNLCVSSLGAAGRPSHSQVSGAP from the exons atggaggAAATAAGAGTTTATTCCGGATTTTTGGGCATGGAAAGGAGCAAGCGGGCAG gtcACAGCATGGAGATGAAGCCAGAGGCACGTGTCGCCTGCCAGGTGATGCTGGCAGTGCttttcacagctctgctcatcACAGCCATCACTTTTGCAG TGCAAGCTTTTCAGCCTcatgcccagccctgctttCAGTGCCCCTTTGACTGGATCAGGTACCGAGGAAAATGCTACTATTTTTCTGAGGTTGAAGGGAACTGGACATACAGCCAGGACAACTGCTCAGCGCTTGGTGCTTCCTTGGCCATGCTGGACAGCACGGAGGACTTG AGATTTGTGATGAGGTACAAAGGCATCTCAGAGCATTGGATTGGCCTTTTgcgggaggatgaggagcagccaTGGCTGTGGGTGAATCGCTCACCTCTATCTCACCT GTTTCGGATCCGTGGTAGTGGGCTCTGTGCTTACCTGGATGACAATGGGCTCAGCTCCTCCCACTGCAGCActgagaggagctggatttGTAATAAACatgagctgcagagctcaggcaaGGGTAACAGGATGAGACGGCCTCCAAACCTCTGTGTCAGCTCCttgggtgctgcagggaggcCTTCTCACTCCCAGGTATCTGGTGCACCCTAG
- the LOC136569441 gene encoding butyrophilin subfamily 2 member A2-like gives MAFFLKPRPCTWDLALDYHTAKQFEVDVTLDPATVGPEVILSEDLKEATWGRPRCQWPEGPGRFDTDPCMLGSEGFTSGRHYWEVEANGRFWAVGVARESVQRKGRVLFKPNTEIWGLQKYDELCVALTAPSHTSVPLLNGEIGVYLDYEVGQVSFYAVSRRQRIFTLPASFSGERVFPYFCVLLSTIKLSPKG, from the exons ATGGCTTTCTTCCTCAAACCACGGCCATGCACATGGGACCTTGCCCTGGACTACCACACCGCCAAACAGTTTGAAG tggATGTAACCCTGGATCCAGCCACAGTGGGCCCAGAGGTGATCCTCTCTGAGGACCTCAAGGAAGCCACCTGGGGCAGACCTCGATGCCAGTGGCCCGAGGGTCCAGGCCGGTTTGACACAGACCCGTGCATGCTGGGCAGCGAGGGCTTCACCTCGGGCCGGCACTACTGGGAGGTGGAGGCCAATGGGCGCTTCTGGGCCGTGGGGGTGGCCCGTGAGTCAGTTCAGAGGAAAGGCCGGGTCCTCTTCAAGCCCAACACTGAAATCTGGGGCTTGCAGAAGTATGATGAGCTCTGTGTTGCCCTCACAGCTCCCTCCCACACCTCTGTCCCACTCCTCAATGGGGAGATTGGGGTCTACCTGGACTACGAGGTGGGACAGGTCTCTTTCTACGCTGTCAGCAGACGCCAACGCATCTTCACTTTGCCTGCCTCCTTCAGTGGGGAGAGGGTCTTCCCCTACTTTTGCGTGCTCCTCTCAACCATTAAACTATCCCCCAAGGGCTGA